In Arthrobacter sp. UKPF54-2, the following are encoded in one genomic region:
- a CDS encoding DUF1905 domain-containing protein, giving the protein MTTSYVFRGELWHYPGEAGWHFITLPPDLAEQLRVEAAPFRKGFGSVKVLARIAGTRWSTSLFPDSKSNSYLLPVKKDIRTAAGIHAGDDVEVEIQLAFEFKAG; this is encoded by the coding sequence GTGACGACGTCGTACGTGTTCCGTGGCGAGCTCTGGCACTACCCCGGTGAGGCGGGCTGGCACTTCATCACACTGCCGCCGGACCTGGCCGAGCAGCTCAGGGTAGAGGCAGCCCCGTTCCGGAAGGGCTTCGGCTCGGTGAAGGTGCTCGCCCGCATCGCCGGGACCCGCTGGTCGACGTCGCTCTTCCCGGACAGCAAAAGCAACTCGTACCTCCTCCCGGTGAAGAAAGACATCCGGACGGCGGCTGGTATTCACGCCGGCGACGATGTGGAGGTAGAAATCCAGTTGGCCTTCGAGTTCAAGGCGGGGTGA
- the atzF gene encoding allophanate hydrolase: MKTVNGGAAARVRSALAAIEAVDRPEIWIALRPAEELLAEAARIDDAVTAGADLPLAGLLLAVKNNVDVAGIDTTAACPGFAYRPKQDAEAVARLRAAGAVVVGATNLDQFATGLVGTRSPHGAVRDARRPDRISGGSSSGSAVAVALGLVDIAIGTDTAGSGRVPAGFQGIVGIKPTLNMVSTAGVVPACRSWDAVTIFARDLAMAELAMGIMAGGARRWPSGVRLAAPARARVAYPSSLPELPQAWADEFGRQITRLRAAGVEAEPIDFDVFLEAARLLYDGGLVAERHAAVGEFVDAAGSSPGNPAEPDPGLDPTVAGIVHRAGLVAASRYVADTARLDGLKRQAMARLEGFDALVVPTAPFHPSLADVAANPLGVNSKLGTYTNFCNLFDLCAVAVPAGVVDGAQFGLTVVGRTFEDAVAADVAGIIEATPLPPASFAAGAAAALPSRPRLPWPVRAGAAAVPLVVVGAHRKGQPLAHQVEALGAAWDGQVRTAARYRMVSLDTQPPKPGVYRSEDGAELAAERWLLSEAALGQFLAALPEPMLLGSVRLNDGTTAVGFACDAVAAMNGTDITRYGDWLIALEAVRSGTAGAGQDGGGHHTPAGAGQGAPGRESTRPEPSGSTGLHGVLREALITGFGRGLWSGASRR, encoded by the coding sequence ATGAAGACGGTAAACGGCGGCGCGGCTGCCCGGGTACGGTCGGCGCTCGCCGCCATCGAGGCCGTGGACCGGCCGGAAATCTGGATCGCCCTCCGTCCTGCCGAGGAGCTGTTGGCCGAGGCCGCGCGGATCGATGACGCGGTGACCGCCGGGGCGGATCTGCCCTTGGCCGGACTGCTGCTCGCCGTGAAGAACAACGTTGACGTGGCCGGGATCGACACCACTGCGGCGTGCCCCGGCTTTGCCTATCGGCCGAAGCAGGACGCCGAGGCGGTGGCCCGGCTGCGGGCAGCGGGAGCGGTGGTGGTGGGAGCCACCAACCTGGACCAATTCGCCACCGGGCTCGTGGGGACCCGCAGCCCGCATGGCGCGGTCCGTGACGCCCGCCGCCCGGACCGGATTTCCGGCGGGTCCAGCTCCGGCTCCGCGGTGGCCGTGGCCCTGGGACTGGTGGACATCGCCATCGGCACCGATACCGCCGGATCTGGGCGCGTTCCGGCAGGGTTCCAGGGCATCGTGGGCATCAAGCCCACACTGAACATGGTCTCCACCGCCGGAGTGGTGCCGGCTTGCCGGTCATGGGATGCCGTGACCATTTTCGCCCGGGACCTGGCCATGGCCGAGCTGGCCATGGGCATCATGGCCGGCGGCGCGCGCCGGTGGCCTTCAGGTGTCCGGCTGGCTGCGCCCGCCCGGGCACGCGTCGCCTACCCGTCCAGCCTCCCGGAGCTCCCGCAGGCCTGGGCAGACGAGTTCGGCCGCCAGATCACCCGGCTCCGGGCCGCCGGCGTGGAGGCCGAGCCCATCGACTTCGACGTTTTCCTCGAGGCCGCGCGTCTGCTGTACGACGGCGGCCTGGTGGCTGAGCGTCATGCCGCTGTCGGGGAGTTCGTGGACGCCGCCGGGAGCAGCCCGGGAAATCCCGCGGAGCCGGATCCGGGACTGGATCCGACGGTGGCTGGGATTGTGCACCGCGCAGGCCTGGTGGCTGCGTCCCGTTATGTGGCGGACACCGCCCGGCTTGACGGACTGAAGCGGCAGGCGATGGCTCGGCTGGAGGGGTTTGATGCCCTGGTGGTCCCCACTGCGCCGTTCCACCCGAGCCTGGCTGATGTCGCGGCCAACCCCCTGGGGGTGAATTCAAAGCTGGGCACGTACACGAATTTCTGCAACCTGTTCGATTTGTGTGCCGTGGCCGTGCCGGCCGGCGTAGTGGATGGGGCCCAGTTTGGGCTCACCGTGGTGGGGCGCACCTTCGAAGACGCGGTCGCGGCCGACGTCGCCGGCATCATCGAAGCGACCCCGCTGCCGCCTGCGTCGTTTGCGGCCGGTGCTGCTGCCGCGCTTCCGTCCCGGCCGCGGCTGCCCTGGCCAGTCCGGGCGGGTGCGGCCGCGGTTCCGTTGGTGGTGGTGGGGGCGCACCGGAAGGGCCAGCCGCTGGCGCACCAGGTCGAAGCCCTGGGCGCCGCCTGGGACGGGCAGGTGCGGACCGCGGCCCGCTACCGGATGGTGTCGCTGGATACGCAGCCGCCGAAGCCCGGCGTCTACCGCTCGGAGGACGGCGCGGAACTGGCGGCCGAGCGATGGCTCCTGTCGGAGGCGGCACTGGGGCAGTTCCTGGCGGCCCTGCCGGAGCCCATGCTGCTCGGATCCGTGCGCCTGAATGACGGCACAACCGCCGTCGGCTTCGCCTGTGATGCGGTGGCCGCTATGAACGGTACAGATATCACCCGGTATGGGGACTGGTTAATTGCGCTGGAAGCGGTGCGGTCAGGAACGGCCGGGGCCGGGCAGGACGGGGGTGGGCATCACACGCCGGCCGGGGCCGGGCAGGGAGCCCCTGGACGGGAATCGACCCGGCCGGAGCCGTCCGGAAGCACCGGACTACATGGCGTCCTCCGTGAGGCGCTCATAACCGGATTTGGCCGGGGGCTTTGGTCGGGCGCCAGCCGGAGGTAG
- the uca gene encoding urea carboxylase — translation MSTFETQNRFDTPLFDTLLVANRGEIACRIIDSARRMGLRTVAVFSEADRGARHVKLADEAVLLGPAPAKDSYLKVEALLAAAAATGAGAIHPGYGFLSEDAGFAEAVEAAGLVFVGPTPEQLRIFGTKHTARDAARAAGVPMIAGSGLLPDTDAAVLAAREIGFPLMLKATGGGGGIGMTVCRNEDELTASYPRVARLAGASFSTAGVFAERYVENARHVEVQIFGDGAGRVVSLGDRDCSLQRRHQKVLEEAPAPDLPPALRDELHRSSRALCASLEYRSAGTVEFVYDPVRREASFLEVNARLQVEHPVTEAVTGVDLVEWMLRLAQGGTEAAGVLAGRPDGLPVSGYAVEARLYAEDPARNFQPSSGTVTNAAYPADDGVRVDAWVETGSEVSTSYDPLLAKIITTGADRNQAFDRLGAALKATRIDGIETNLGMLRAVTGLDVVRRAAHSTGTLNDLGDPEPRITVERPGLQTSVQDWPGRAGLWQVGVPPSGPMDDLSFRLGNQALGNPEGAPGLEFTMTGPSLHFSHATTVCVAGAPTTLTVDGTAVPAWEPVTVPAGGTLDVGTAEGSGLRGYILFQGGLDVPQYLGSASTFTLGQFGGHGGRVLRSGDVLRAVNPDAAAESPASGRSGPVPPDSRPVLTSTWELTVVEGPHGAPEFFQREDIEDLYAASYEVHFNSARTGVRLIGPQPRWARNDGGEAGLHPSNIHDTAYSVGALDFTGDTPILLGPDGPSLGGFVCPVTVVTADRWKLGQLRPGDTVRFVPVPASRAPSAMDLGSGRQLVLPGHAGWPGAGATSSAVIRRGDGDDGVLGRVPEAPGRPAVTYRRSGDDNLLVEYGDMVLDLGLRARVHALHQHLDQLRLPGIVDLTPGIRSLQIKVDPAVLPTQRLLGLVQEIEAALPASSELVVPSRTVRLPLSWDDPATREAIQRYMAGVRDDAPWCPWNIEFIRRINGLESVNDVFDTVFDAEYLVLGLGDVYLGAPVATPLDPRHRLVTTKYNPARTWTPENAVGIGGAYMCIYGMEGPGGYQFVGRTTQVWSRYADSAPFEPGSPWLLRFFDRISWYPVSPEELLDLRADMAAGRGRGVDIEEGTFSLAEHQDFLARNSESIAVFRAQQAAAFAVERQEWADAGEFDRADAAAAVVPDADELVVPDGATLVAAPFAASVWKVDVKAGDYVVKGQPLVSLEAMKMETVLTAPSDGVVHRVLPVAGSQVVGGEALVVLELPGEKHHDQPKDKELEGAAA, via the coding sequence GTGAGCACTTTTGAAACGCAGAACCGCTTCGATACGCCACTGTTCGACACCCTACTGGTCGCCAACCGCGGCGAAATCGCCTGCCGCATCATCGACTCCGCCCGCAGGATGGGCCTGCGCACGGTGGCCGTCTTCTCCGAGGCGGACCGCGGCGCCCGGCACGTGAAGCTGGCTGACGAGGCCGTGCTTCTGGGCCCCGCCCCGGCCAAGGACTCTTACCTCAAGGTCGAGGCCCTGCTCGCGGCGGCCGCGGCCACTGGCGCCGGGGCCATCCACCCCGGCTACGGGTTCCTCTCGGAGGACGCGGGGTTCGCCGAGGCCGTGGAAGCCGCCGGGCTGGTCTTTGTAGGCCCGACACCGGAACAACTCCGGATTTTCGGGACCAAGCACACCGCCCGCGACGCCGCCCGGGCCGCCGGCGTGCCCATGATCGCCGGCTCCGGCCTGCTCCCGGACACCGACGCTGCCGTGCTGGCGGCACGGGAGATCGGGTTCCCGCTCATGCTCAAGGCCACCGGCGGCGGCGGAGGGATCGGGATGACCGTGTGCCGTAACGAGGACGAGCTCACTGCAAGCTACCCCCGGGTTGCCCGCCTCGCCGGTGCGAGTTTCAGCACCGCCGGCGTGTTCGCCGAGCGCTACGTGGAGAATGCCCGGCACGTGGAGGTGCAGATCTTCGGCGACGGCGCGGGCAGGGTGGTGAGCCTGGGGGACCGGGACTGCTCGCTGCAGCGCCGGCACCAGAAAGTGCTCGAGGAAGCGCCTGCGCCCGACCTGCCTCCAGCGCTCCGGGACGAACTGCACCGCAGCTCCCGGGCGCTCTGTGCCTCCTTGGAATACCGCTCCGCCGGAACCGTCGAGTTCGTCTACGACCCGGTCCGCCGGGAAGCCTCGTTCCTCGAGGTCAACGCGCGGCTCCAGGTGGAACACCCCGTCACGGAAGCTGTGACCGGCGTCGACCTCGTCGAATGGATGCTGCGGCTCGCCCAGGGCGGCACCGAAGCGGCCGGTGTGCTGGCCGGGCGTCCGGACGGCCTCCCGGTCTCCGGCTACGCCGTCGAGGCCCGGCTCTACGCCGAGGACCCGGCCCGGAACTTCCAGCCGAGCTCCGGGACCGTGACCAACGCCGCGTACCCCGCCGACGACGGCGTGCGGGTCGACGCCTGGGTGGAAACCGGCAGCGAGGTCTCCACCAGCTACGATCCTCTCCTGGCCAAAATCATCACCACCGGCGCGGACCGCAACCAGGCCTTCGACCGGCTCGGTGCCGCGCTGAAAGCCACCCGGATTGACGGCATCGAAACCAACCTGGGCATGCTCCGGGCCGTGACCGGCCTGGACGTGGTCCGCCGCGCCGCCCACTCCACCGGCACCCTGAACGACCTGGGCGACCCGGAACCCCGGATTACCGTGGAACGGCCCGGCCTGCAGACCTCCGTCCAGGACTGGCCCGGACGCGCCGGCCTGTGGCAGGTGGGCGTCCCGCCGAGCGGACCCATGGACGACCTGTCCTTCCGGCTCGGCAACCAGGCCCTCGGCAACCCCGAAGGGGCCCCCGGGCTCGAATTCACCATGACCGGGCCCAGCCTGCACTTCAGCCACGCCACCACCGTGTGCGTGGCCGGGGCCCCCACCACGCTTACCGTGGACGGCACCGCCGTGCCGGCCTGGGAGCCGGTGACGGTGCCTGCAGGAGGGACGCTCGACGTCGGCACCGCCGAAGGGTCGGGCCTGCGCGGCTACATCCTGTTCCAGGGCGGGCTCGACGTGCCGCAGTACCTGGGCAGCGCCTCCACCTTCACCCTGGGCCAGTTCGGCGGCCACGGCGGCCGGGTGCTGCGCTCCGGCGACGTGCTGCGGGCGGTGAACCCTGACGCGGCTGCTGAATCACCCGCGTCGGGCCGTTCCGGTCCCGTGCCGCCGGACAGCAGACCCGTGCTGACCTCCACCTGGGAGCTGACCGTTGTAGAAGGACCGCACGGCGCCCCCGAGTTCTTCCAGCGCGAGGACATCGAGGACCTCTACGCCGCCAGCTACGAGGTGCACTTCAACTCCGCCCGCACCGGCGTCCGGCTCATTGGGCCCCAACCGCGGTGGGCCCGCAACGACGGCGGCGAGGCAGGACTGCACCCGTCCAACATCCACGACACCGCCTACTCGGTGGGCGCCCTGGACTTCACCGGCGACACCCCCATCCTGCTCGGCCCGGACGGCCCCAGCCTGGGCGGCTTCGTCTGCCCCGTGACCGTCGTGACCGCCGACCGCTGGAAGCTCGGCCAGCTCCGCCCGGGCGACACCGTCCGGTTCGTCCCCGTGCCAGCGTCCCGGGCGCCGTCGGCCATGGACCTGGGATCGGGCCGGCAGCTGGTGCTGCCGGGGCACGCCGGCTGGCCCGGTGCCGGCGCCACGTCGTCCGCGGTAATCCGCCGCGGGGACGGCGACGACGGCGTGCTGGGCAGGGTGCCCGAGGCCCCCGGGCGGCCCGCCGTCACCTACCGGCGCTCCGGGGACGACAACCTGCTGGTCGAGTACGGCGACATGGTCCTGGACCTCGGCTTGCGGGCCCGCGTCCACGCCCTGCACCAGCACCTCGACCAGCTCCGACTACCCGGCATCGTGGATCTGACGCCGGGGATCCGGTCCCTGCAGATCAAGGTGGACCCGGCCGTCCTCCCAACACAGCGCCTGCTGGGCCTGGTGCAGGAAATCGAAGCCGCGCTGCCGGCCAGCTCGGAGCTGGTAGTGCCCAGCCGCACCGTGCGCCTGCCGCTGTCCTGGGATGACCCGGCCACCCGCGAGGCCATCCAGCGCTACATGGCCGGCGTCCGGGACGACGCGCCCTGGTGCCCGTGGAACATCGAGTTCATCCGGCGCATCAACGGCCTGGAGTCCGTGAACGATGTCTTTGACACCGTCTTCGACGCCGAATACCTGGTCCTTGGGCTGGGGGACGTGTACCTGGGCGCCCCCGTGGCCACACCGCTGGACCCCCGCCACCGCCTGGTTACCACCAAGTACAACCCGGCCCGGACCTGGACACCGGAAAACGCCGTCGGCATCGGCGGGGCCTACATGTGTATCTATGGCATGGAAGGCCCCGGCGGCTACCAGTTCGTGGGCCGGACCACCCAGGTGTGGTCCCGCTACGCCGATTCCGCGCCCTTCGAACCGGGCTCACCCTGGCTGCTCCGGTTCTTCGACCGCATCTCCTGGTACCCGGTCAGCCCGGAAGAACTGCTGGACCTGCGCGCGGACATGGCCGCTGGCCGGGGACGCGGCGTCGACATAGAGGAGGGCACCTTCTCCTTGGCCGAGCACCAGGACTTCCTGGCCCGCAACAGCGAGTCCATCGCAGTGTTCCGCGCACAGCAGGCCGCCGCGTTCGCCGTCGAGCGCCAGGAGTGGGCGGACGCCGGCGAGTTCGACCGCGCGGACGCGGCAGCCGCCGTCGTTCCCGACGCCGACGAGCTGGTGGTGCCCGACGGCGCCACCTTGGTGGCCGCCCCGTTCGCCGCGAGCGTATGGAAAGTGGACGTCAAGGCGGGGGACTACGTGGTGAAGGGCCAGCCGCTGGTGTCCCTGGAGGCAATGAAGATGGAAACGGTGCTGACCGCTCCCTCCGACGGGGTGGTGCACCGGGTGCTGCCGGTGGCCGGCTCCCAAGTGGTGGGCGGCGAAGCCCTGGTGGTCCTGGAACTTCCCGGTGAGAAACACCACGACCAACCCAAAGACAAGGAACTGGAAGGTGCTGCAGCATGA
- a CDS encoding urea amidolyase associated protein UAAP2, whose product MKTATEPRTAPAATPAARQTALADGAVILDEYVEARGPWSGVVAAGDVLTIVDLDGNQAVDCLLYAADDTDVRYSAAVTLAAQRSIVLTTGSALRSDTGMPLMTVVADEVGVHDTIGGACSQESNTLRYGQHTREQHACVENFLIEASRWGLGKRDLVSNINWFMNVPVDPDGALGIVDGLSAPGKRVALRAEVDSLVLVSNCPQINNPCNGFNPTPVRMIVTRPEAAL is encoded by the coding sequence ATGAAAACCGCCACCGAACCCCGGACAGCCCCGGCCGCCACTCCGGCCGCCCGCCAGACAGCGCTCGCGGACGGAGCCGTCATCCTGGACGAATACGTCGAAGCGCGCGGCCCCTGGTCCGGCGTCGTGGCCGCCGGCGACGTGCTGACCATCGTCGACCTGGACGGCAACCAGGCCGTGGACTGCCTGCTCTACGCGGCGGACGACACTGACGTGCGTTACTCCGCCGCCGTCACCCTCGCCGCGCAACGCTCCATTGTGCTGACCACCGGATCCGCGCTCCGCTCAGACACCGGCATGCCGCTGATGACCGTGGTGGCGGACGAGGTGGGCGTGCACGACACCATCGGCGGGGCCTGCTCGCAGGAATCCAACACGCTGCGCTACGGCCAGCACACTCGCGAACAGCACGCCTGCGTGGAGAACTTCCTGATCGAGGCATCCCGCTGGGGCCTTGGCAAGCGCGACCTGGTCTCCAACATCAACTGGTTCATGAACGTCCCGGTGGACCCGGACGGGGCCCTCGGCATCGTGGACGGCCTCTCCGCGCCCGGTAAACGGGTGGCCCTCCGGGCCGAGGTCGACAGCCTGGTGCTGGTGTCTAACTGCCCGCAGATCAACAACCCGTGCAACGGCTTCAACCCCACGCCAGTGCGCATGATCGTCACCCGACCGGAGGCTGCCCTGTGA
- a CDS encoding urea amidolyase associated protein UAAP1 yields the protein MTQTTETPATATTAGARAHAREQHGRTADTMRHVPAASAPARLTAGLPGPAVDRLSWAESVAFGRYTALPLARGTRIRLTDTDGDACVHVLLYRSGALHERLNVADTVKVPWQAYPTAGHPLLSDAGRLMGTIVSDTSARHDALTGTTTLAGNTSRYGAGTVHSSSPAGRELLTLAALKQGLGARDVAPSISLFKGIRVDPDGSIRFTGAAGAGAAVEILLQMDAVVLLANTAHPLDPRPDFTGTAVDVVAWHAPEDLRLLAEGLLAGPLAPEHRQALNNTDHDLTARTSR from the coding sequence ATGACACAGACCACCGAAACACCAGCCACCGCCACCACCGCTGGAGCCCGCGCGCACGCCCGGGAGCAGCACGGCCGCACCGCCGACACCATGCGGCACGTGCCGGCCGCCTCTGCCCCGGCACGGCTCACCGCCGGCCTGCCCGGCCCGGCCGTGGACCGCCTGAGCTGGGCCGAATCCGTGGCGTTCGGCCGCTACACCGCCCTGCCGCTGGCCCGGGGCACCCGGATCCGGCTTACCGACACCGACGGCGACGCCTGCGTCCACGTCCTGCTCTACCGGAGCGGAGCACTGCACGAACGGCTCAATGTGGCGGACACCGTCAAGGTTCCGTGGCAGGCTTACCCCACCGCCGGGCACCCGCTGCTTTCCGACGCCGGCCGGCTGATGGGCACGATCGTGTCCGACACGTCCGCCCGCCACGACGCCCTGACCGGCACCACCACGCTGGCCGGGAACACCTCCCGCTACGGCGCCGGAACCGTCCACAGCAGCTCGCCCGCAGGGAGGGAACTGCTGACCTTGGCCGCCCTCAAGCAGGGGCTCGGCGCCCGGGACGTGGCGCCGTCGATCTCCCTCTTCAAGGGCATCCGGGTGGACCCGGACGGCAGCATCCGGTTTACCGGTGCCGCCGGAGCCGGTGCCGCCGTCGAGATCCTCCTGCAGATGGACGCCGTGGTGCTCCTGGCCAATACCGCCCACCCGCTGGATCCTCGGCCTGACTTCACGGGAACCGCCGTCGACGTCGTCGCCTGGCACGCCCCGGAAGACCTCCGCCTGCTCGCGGAGGGACTCCTGGCCGGGCCGCTGGCCCCCGAACACCGGCAGGCACTGAACAACACCGACCACGACCTCACCGCAAGGACCTCCCGATGA
- a CDS encoding amino acid permease has protein sequence MTTTVLPSSAQTDDADLTSLGYEPSLHRKLGRYASFAAGFSFVSILTTIFQLFAFGYSFAGPAFFWTWPVVLIGQLLVALNFAELAARYPLSGAVYQWARRVGGETVGWFAGWFMALAQVVTAAAAAIAMQVVLPQLWDGFQLVGGDPALNTTTGAANAVVLGAILLVVTTVINSLGVKLMAHVNSVGVTCEIVGVAAVILALVTAAQRGPDVVMDTTVIAGSDLGAVGAFMVSGLMAAYVMVGFNSAGELSEETMSPRRTAPRTILSALIISGIGGALMIVTALMAAPSLDDGRLATEGLPYVLTAVLGTFWGKVLLVDVAVAIFVCTLAIQTAGSRLVFSMARDGKLPASALLSSVHPTRGTPMWPSIAIGGLAVGVLAINVGNAALFTTLCSVCIVMVYIAYLLVTVPQLINRLRGDWDRVGQTMPAGLFSLGRWGLPINILAVLYGAVMVVNLAWPRPEVYDPSGENGILLYSAPLMVVIVLLLGLWVRRSGARRASPDVL, from the coding sequence ATGACAACCACAGTTCTTCCCTCATCCGCGCAGACGGATGACGCAGACCTTACGTCGCTTGGCTACGAGCCCTCCCTGCACCGCAAGTTGGGCCGTTACGCGTCCTTCGCGGCAGGCTTCTCCTTTGTGTCCATCCTGACCACCATCTTCCAGCTCTTCGCGTTCGGCTACTCCTTCGCCGGCCCGGCGTTCTTCTGGACCTGGCCGGTGGTGCTGATCGGCCAGCTGCTGGTGGCCCTGAACTTCGCCGAACTCGCAGCCCGCTACCCGCTCTCCGGGGCGGTCTACCAGTGGGCCCGGCGGGTGGGCGGCGAGACGGTCGGCTGGTTCGCCGGCTGGTTCATGGCCCTGGCGCAGGTGGTCACGGCCGCCGCGGCCGCCATCGCCATGCAGGTGGTGCTGCCCCAGCTCTGGGACGGGTTCCAGCTGGTGGGCGGCGACCCAGCGCTGAACACCACCACCGGTGCCGCTAACGCCGTCGTTCTTGGGGCCATCCTGCTGGTGGTCACCACCGTGATCAACTCCCTGGGTGTCAAGCTGATGGCCCACGTGAACTCGGTGGGCGTGACCTGCGAGATCGTTGGCGTCGCCGCCGTGATCCTGGCGCTCGTCACCGCCGCCCAGCGCGGGCCCGACGTTGTGATGGACACCACCGTCATCGCCGGCTCCGACCTCGGCGCGGTCGGCGCGTTCATGGTCTCGGGCCTGATGGCCGCCTACGTTATGGTGGGTTTCAACTCCGCCGGGGAACTCTCCGAGGAGACCATGTCACCGCGGCGCACCGCACCGCGCACCATCCTCTCGGCGCTGATCATCTCCGGCATCGGCGGGGCGCTAATGATCGTGACCGCCCTGATGGCCGCACCCAGCCTCGACGACGGCCGCCTCGCCACCGAGGGCCTGCCCTATGTGCTGACCGCGGTCTTGGGCACCTTCTGGGGCAAAGTGCTCCTGGTGGACGTGGCCGTCGCCATCTTCGTCTGCACCCTGGCCATCCAGACAGCCGGATCGCGCCTGGTCTTCTCCATGGCCCGCGACGGAAAACTCCCCGCCTCGGCGCTGCTGTCCTCCGTCCACCCCACCCGCGGCACCCCGATGTGGCCCTCCATCGCCATCGGCGGCCTTGCCGTGGGCGTGCTCGCCATCAACGTCGGCAACGCCGCCCTCTTCACCACACTCTGCAGCGTCTGCATCGTCATGGTGTACATCGCCTACCTCTTGGTCACGGTGCCGCAGCTCATCAACCGCCTCCGCGGCGACTGGGACCGGGTGGGCCAGACCATGCCGGCTGGACTGTTTTCGCTGGGACGCTGGGGCCTGCCCATCAACATCCTCGCGGTCCTCTACGGAGCCGTGATGGTGGTCAACCTCGCCTGGCCCCGGCCCGAGGTCTACGACCCCTCCGGCGAAAACGGGATCCTGCTCTATTCCGCCCCGCTGATGGTGGTCATCGTGCTCCTGCTCGGTCTGTGGGTCCGCCGCTCCGGCGCCCGCCGGGCCAGCCCCGACGTCCTCTGA